GGTTTATTAAAATGGTAATTTATGAAATTTAAAATCCACCGTGGAACAAAAGAAATAGGTGGTTCTTGTGTTGAAGTCTGGACTGAAAACACTAGAATATTGCTTGATTTTGGTATGCCATTAGTTGAAAAAGATGGAAAAGAATTTGACTTTGGCAAATACAAAGCTTTGGAACCAAGTGAATTAGTTGAAAAAAGAGTTTTGCCAAATATCAAAGGGCTTTATGACAATTCAGATAGTTTGATTGACGGTGTAATCATTTCTCATCCACATCAAGACCATTACGGATTAGCAAATTTTATAAACGATGATGTTCAATATTATTTAGGTGAAGCAACTCATAAAATAATTGAACTCAATAATTTATTTACACCGCAAGAAATCCATTTAAAAAACACGATCTATTTTGAAAAAGAAAAGACTTTTAAAATAGGAGATATTTCTGTTACACCATATTGGGCTGACCATTCTGCATTTGATGCTTATTCATTTTTAGTTGAAGCAAACGGGAAAAGTCTGTTTTATTCTGGAGACTTTCGTTCTCACGGAAGAAAAGCAAAAGCATTTTATTGGTTTACACACAATGCACCGCAAAATGTTGATTATTTACTTCTTGAAGGCACAACAATTAACAGAGATAACAAGCCTTTTAAAACCGAGACTGAAATTGAAAATGAATTAGTTGAAGAATTTAAACAGCAAGGAAAAATAAACTTAATTTATACTTCTGGTCAGAATATTGACAGATTAACATCAATTTATAGGGCTTGTAAACGGACTGGAAAAATATTTGTTGTCGATGTTTATGTAGCCAAAGTTTTGAAAGAATTATCAAAATTTGCGAGAATTCCATATCCATCAGAAGACTTTGAAAATTTAAAAGTAATGTTTCCATATTTCACAAGCAGAAGATTGACAAATGAAGGGAATGAAGAAATCTTGTATCAATTCAAGAATTATAAAATCACAAAAAAAGAAATTAGCAACCAATCAGAAAAAATTGTAATGGTTGTAAGACCTTCAATGCAAAAAGATTTGGAACATATTAACGGAATTGATGGCGGAAACTTGATTTATTCAATGTGGGAAGGATATTTAAAGAAATCTGCCACAATGAAATTTGTTGACTATCTGAAAAATAGAAAGTTCACATTAAAAAAAATTCATACAAGCGGACATGCTGATACGAAGACTTTGAAAAAAATGGTTGAAGCGATTAAACCGAAAAACATAGTTCCAATTCACACGTTTGAAGGGGCTAAATATAAGGACATATTTAACGAAACAATTGTCGAATTAAAGGACGAAGAAATAAGAGAAATATAAACAGAAATGAAAAAAAACACCCTACACACGCAATATAAAAAATTGAGCGAAAAGTGGTAAATATGAACGTATTAACATTAAATAACCATCGTAGTAAATTGAAAGATAAGTGTTTTATAAAAGCCTAAAATTTCATATTGTCACCGTTGTAGGGCATTCCCCACATCAGAGGAACCGATTAATTCCTATTGCTAACGTAAAAAAAGTGCTTCGTAGTAAAATTTCTGCTAAATTCTAAATTTATTAATATTAGTAACAACAGGAATGATAATTTTATCAATGCATATAGGTTTTTTGGGTGCCGTAAAATAAATTGAAAGAATATTTGCATTAAGCGAAACACTTTCGTACCTTTGACGTTGGTAACGTAAAGGGTTTGTATGATAGTTTCATTTGCTTCAAAAGTAACAGAAAAAATATGGCAAGGAGAAAGAG
This is a stretch of genomic DNA from Bacteroidota bacterium. It encodes these proteins:
- a CDS encoding MBL fold metallo-hydrolase, which produces MKFKIHRGTKEIGGSCVEVWTENTRILLDFGMPLVEKDGKEFDFGKYKALEPSELVEKRVLPNIKGLYDNSDSLIDGVIISHPHQDHYGLANFINDDVQYYLGEATHKIIELNNLFTPQEIHLKNTIYFEKEKTFKIGDISVTPYWADHSAFDAYSFLVEANGKSLFYSGDFRSHGRKAKAFYWFTHNAPQNVDYLLLEGTTINRDNKPFKTETEIENELVEEFKQQGKINLIYTSGQNIDRLTSIYRACKRTGKIFVVDVYVAKVLKELSKFARIPYPSEDFENLKVMFPYFTSRRLTNEGNEEILYQFKNYKITKKEISNQSEKIVMVVRPSMQKDLEHINGIDGGNLIYSMWEGYLKKSATMKFVDYLKNRKFTLKKIHTSGHADTKTLKKMVEAIKPKNIVPIHTFEGAKYKDIFNETIVELKDEEIREI